GCGCGGTTGGCACTTACCGCATCCTGCCCATCTTCTCCTGCCAAGCTGGGGTGCCACTCCGTGGAGGCAGCAGGATCTGCCAGCCGCTGGGGAGAGAGCCGCACCTCGGGGTATGACTGGGCCAGTCGCCCCGCCACTGCCTCCTGGTCACGCAGGCTGCAGATGAGACCACCGGGGACGGCGGTGACCTTGCGGCACAGTGGGCAGGTGATGGACCAGGTGCTGTCCTGAATGCACAGCAGGAGCTTCAGGCAGACGGCGCAGAAGGCATGCTGGCAGGCCAGCAGCTTGGGCAGCCGGCCACAGCTGTAGGGCTCCCGGCACACCAGGCACTCCAGGTCACACTCCTTGGAGCCACGGTGACCCCCTACACTGGTGGCGGCAGTGGTGGCTCCtgcagagctgggctggagctgctgCGGGGTCCCGGGGCAGGCCATTGTGTGCACAGGGGCTGGCGGGATGGGGCTGCTCAGTGCCTGGGCCGGTGCCGCCGGGACTTGCATGGAGACTGGCTCTGCTTTTCGCCCTCGCCAGGTATCTGCTCCAACAGCTGTCTGGCGCTGCTCTCTCCAGGGCTGCCCAGCTTGTTTCCTGGCTCAGTAGTCCCTTCAGTTGTTATTATTCCTTTCCTCGAAACCTGGGGTTAATCAGTAACTCGCGGGGCTGGAGACTTTGAGTTGCCTGATAGAAGGGCCACAGCGGGCAGGGCCTGGTGAATCAGGACTTTCCCACTGGGGCCAGCTGCCTGGCGAGTGCCCAGAGGACCGTGGCACGTGAGCTTCGGGATGCACTCGGCTTCCTTAACCTTTTACAAATGCATATTTCTAGGCCCCAAACTCAGAGGCTGAGCTTCGGCAGGTCTGGATAGGATCTACGAATCCGTGCAGTTAACAAACGTTCTCGTGATCCTGATGTAGGTGGATTCGGGGACCCCGCTTCGAGGACTGGTCTCAGACAAAACCTCTTGGATGTCAAGATGAGCAGAAGTAAGTTTGTCTGTGCTTTGAGCACATTTGCAAGCAGGTGGCCTTgtaaggaagagagaagggatgAGTTAAGTATTCtgagtgggaggaggagaaagcccagccaaacacagaaagacaaacacaaaaCCAGCCCGCAGCTATTGGCACCTGCTCGGAAATTCACTTCCTGATGGTCACAACAGTCGATCAACAGTTACCGGTGGGTGAGCATCCCTTCCCGTCGGAGCGCGGCTGTGCACGGCGTGTACCTAATAACAGTTATCAGTCGCTGTGCGCGAGGCAGGCCGCGTGCCCCGCAGTACCAGGAACAGCTGCTGTTTATCTGGGTCTGCTCTGAGCCGAGCCCCAAGCCTGGGGTCCTCATCCGTGATCTCCGGGAACCCTGGCACGGCCCTGTGTGGCAGGCCTGGGAGGAACGGCAGGGCGTGGGCAGGGTAGGCCTGCTGGCCCCCTGCCAAGGGGCCTTCTGCTGGGCAGGACCTCGTGGAGTCTCCCGGCGTCCAAGGTCGGCTTCCCAGTCTCGTGGATTCCATCTCGTCAGTTGGTGCCGACGCAATTGGTGGGTGACTCAAGCCAACAGGACTCGAGTAAGCAGAGTGGCAGTTAAGAAAATGTGACCGCCCCTTACCTTGTCGTGAGCGTGAGAATGGCCGGGTGGCACATCCACTCCCTCAAAAAACATCCCATTCGGGCCGCCGTGTGTCCAGAAGCAGCGCGAGGGGTCTTTTGCTGCTCGCCCCACCTGTCCGGGACCCCCAGGGGTCCCCTCCTCTGATGCAGCTCTCGCCCTCACCCCGAGCCGCAGGCACAGCAGATCACCCTGGGTGCCCTGGAGTCACCAGCCCCACAGAAGCTTTCTGTGGGTGACCTTGTTTAGCCCCTTAACCCGGGCCCCCCCGTCTTCGAAACCCaatcccccacccccgccaccccccaccacccccgTCCCATGCCGCTTCTTCTCCTCAGCCTTCAGTGTGACAATCAGTTTTTTTCTGTCACCTTTTCCTCTGGATCAAGCTGATGGTGGCCTCAGATCTAGCACTGGACATCCGGTTTCTTCCCCATGCCCAGTGTCCGTTTCCCGCTTTTTGGGTAACAGTGGCCCGTTTCACTTTGAGCAACCTCTGCTCTCCACTGTTGTTGTGCGTGGTTCCCGTGCGGTTGACCTGTCACCCCGGCTCTGTGGGAGCAGGGAGCTGATGGGGTCCTGGGCAGACCAATCAGCATTCTCATCCTGCTGGCTGCCAGCACGGGTTTGGGCATAGGCGTGTGATCTAAGCCGAGTCACTAAGATTCGATTCTGGGACTTCTGTTGCAActggagaagtttctttttctcctgggTTTCCAGGCTGGGGGATGGAACCCTGGGGCTGCCAGGACCACAGTGCACAGAGAACCTGCCCAAGAGTAAGGTCAGCACAAAAGGTAAGAAAAAGTCATACAAAGGCCTCATGGCATTGCCTGAACACccggatccagccatgcctgatgCTAGAGATCTAGCTTTGGATTTTTCAATTGTATGAACCTATGACATCTACCCCAATATTTATTCTTAAGTCGGCTCAAGTTGGATTTCTGTCTACTGCAAGCAAAAGACTTCTGAGAAGCACAGCaatggatgaagaaaaaagaCTTTGCTAGCTCTCTCTGAAAAAGAGTGGAGCCCTGAGGAACAATCAGACTTTGTACACAGCCAAGAGTGACCAAATGCCTGTGGGTTACTAAGCTAAAAGAGACtgtgttttctctgcttttacTTGCATTGCATGATGTTCCTTTCTGTTTGCTAGATCCCAGGAGGAAGGGTTGGGgatgggaggagaagaaaaactTTGCCGAACTTCATACATTtataatgagaaagagaaaatcagcTGGTCCATGAGTGATGTTGGCTTGGCCAGTGCCCTTCTCTCTACTGGCCCACTTAGTGGGAAGCCAAATTACCAGAAGGTGGAGTTGAAATTAGACCAAggataggctgggcgcggtggctcacgcctgtaatcctagcactctgggaggccgaagcggagGATGGCTTAagttcaggagtttaagactagcctgagcaagagtgacacctggtctctactaagcatagaaaaattagccagacgtggtggcgtgtgcctgtagtcctggctgctcaagaggctgaaacaggaggatcgcttgagcccaggagtgtgaggttgcagtgagctgtgatgacaccactgcactccagcctgggcgacagagcaagaccctgtctcagagaaaaaaaaaatagaccaagGGAAGATCGTGGGGGTTCGTGGCTAAAAATTAACCTTTCGATGTTGGGCAAGCACAATTAGAAAAACATACCATTGTAACAACACATATGTTACAGAAATATGTGAAGTAGGGCATGAACGTTCTTTTTACTTCTCCTCCTGAGAAATGGCCACTGCTCACAATGTGTTCCGCCATCCTGACATCTTGGCTTGGGAACAACTTCATTTCTTAAAGGTGCCTTGCTTTAACTATCATCTGCACTGCCTTTCTACTTGGAAATCCATCTCCTGTCTCTTTGCTAGCTGTGTGGCCGTGGGCAAGAATTGCAGCTCTATTGAAGctcaatttttaaatgctaaaaatgGAGACAGTAACACTTCAGGAAATTACGCCCACTAAAACCTGCTCAGAGGAGGCTCAGTAATTTACGTCCCTTGGGTTGTAACTGACCTGCTGTTGAGACACCTTGGTGATCTGTTCATGCTTCTTGAAGAGGAGGGAATGTGGGCAGAGCCTATGGCGTAGCCTGAAGCAGATCGATCCCAGGGGAAGTGCACGATGTCTCTGGACACTTAAAATGTTCAGTTCATCTGGGTGTCACATTCTTCTCCAtgccatatatatgtg
This region of Microcebus murinus isolate Inina chromosome 2, M.murinus_Inina_mat1.0, whole genome shotgun sequence genomic DNA includes:
- the RNF186 gene encoding E3 ubiquitin-protein ligase RNF186, coding for MQVPAAPAQALSSPIPPAPVHTMACPGTPQQLQPSSAGATTAATSVGGHRGSKECDLECLVCREPYSCGRLPKLLACQHAFCAVCLKLLLCIQDSTWSITCPLCRKVTAVPGGLICSLRDQEAVAGRLAQSYPEVRLSPQRLADPAASTEWHPSLAGEDGQDAVSANRAAARRLAAHLLLLILLIALILPFIYPGVIRWVLAFIIALALLMSTLFCCHPRQGSCPSFLRTLFCGERKDSQVSSIA